The region ATTGTTTTCGCGTCCTCGCTCTTTGCGCAACAAATTTTCGTGCCTTTAGAGCATGATTTTGTCCTTTTCGATTTGGATAAAATGAAGATTGTCTATGAATTTAATTATAAAAAAAATCCTTTTGGCGTACGCCCTGCTATCTCTAGCGATGGCGTATATCTTTATTATACAAAAAGATTTATGAATAATAAGTCGCTTTATCAGCGTCATATTGCTACGGGGCAAGAGCGCGAAATTCTAGCCCCGCAACCTTTTCACGGCTTTCGTCTTATCTCTGATAGTAGAATTCTTCTGGATAATAATATTACCCTCACCCTCGACAATGTGACCTCTACGGCGCTGGCCTCGCATGCGCTGCAGCCATTGTCCATTTTACATCCGCGCAACCGTCTTGGTTATGGTGAGGATGAGTATTTTCTGCCTACCCACGGAGGGGAAATTTTAGAAGGCTATTTACTGATCGATCGGCAACAGTTGCTGATTAATTACTATTTTGCAGGACAGCAACGCGCGCAGGGCTATTATCAGTGGTATCTTTTTGACTTATCGACAGCAAGGTTAATGATTCTCCCTTCTTTGCGAGGTAGCGCTTCTTTATCGGGCGGGGGTGCTAGTATGAATGAGCGCCCCGCGATCGCTTATATTAAACGGCGTTGACGGATTTTTGGTTGCGTTATGCTCGATCACTTACGTTACAATCCTGATTTTCCAGAACAGTTAATTGCGCAAGCAACCTGCCCGATTTTTCGTCAAGCGTTGGATGTCTACCTCGATCCACGTGTCAGTGTGGGCTATGCCGAGGCGTCGATTCGTCATTGGCAGTATCACGCGCATCAGCTTATCGATCAACTGGCACACGATACCTATCGTTTTTCTGAAGATTTTTGTATCTACGCACAAGAAGATCTCGATAGTATGATTGTGGATAGCGACTATCCTAGGATTACCGCGGATCTTTATATCGATCTACGCGAGCTTTTGTTACGTTGGAATATTGCAGAAGATATCGCTAGAGGTATTGTCAAACGCGTTGAGCAACGTGTGGCGGGGCATCGTAAATATCGAAATGTATCAAGAATAAAGATATTTTTTAAGGAAGAGATTATCGCCACGTTACCTCGTAAGGAGCAACCCTATCACCTTATTCGCCCGCCCATTCCGAGCGACAGGGATATTTTAGCATATATTCGCCCGCTCTATATCACGATTCATCCGCTGGAAGTGGAAATTCCTCAGATTTACATCTCATTTAGCTGTGCATGGGATGAGGAGTATGGCTTAGCGTGGATTATACGCGGAGATAAAATCCTCTATGTAGGCAGTGATCGTAAATTACAACCATGGGCAAGCGAGGAGAGCTTTTCTATCCTAGAAGGGAATTATGCTTACGGCAACTTCTTGCTAAAACACGAAATACCTGATTTGCGTGAGTAGTTTAGGATGCATTCTCCTCTTCTTGCTGAGGGGGGAGAATGGGGGCGCCTTTTGTCTTGGTGATGCGATCGGGTTTGCCGGTAAAGAAGAGCTTTGCTTCGGATAGATTGAATTCTTTCGGTATGGTAAAGCGAATCTCGATGGTCATATTTCTGGTGCCGTCAAGCGTAGGGGTAATATTAAATTGAGAGATTGACTTGTATTTTTTTTGATTATGATCGCGTATTTCAAAAAAGTAGCGGGTATCTCTGCCGATTTGCCAATAATTAGAGATAGAAATGTTTCCGCTTATATTATAATCTGATCCAACACGCACGGTTAGGCGTAATTGATCTTTTTTCCCTTTGTCGATAAGTTCATATTCTTCTACAAAAAAGTAGCGATGCTTATCGACATGTACCGCGCCATCGGGCAAGGAAGCAACGCCTTCTTTACTGATATTGATGCCTAAGCTAGAGACCAGCGAGGTTAGTAGGAGAAAAAATGGAATCAGGAGAACAACGTGCTTTTTCATTCTTTTATTATAGCCTATCTTGTTGATTTACGCAAGAATTTTTTAATAAAAAAAGGTAACTGTGAGGTTGTAGATAATATGCGTCCAAGCTACGCTGTGCAGGCTCATGCCTCGACGAAAACCAAACCAGAAGATCATGCCAAGAATAAAGGTGAAGAAGAAGGCGAGAATTCCTTGATAGAGATGCATGCTAGCAAAGATGATCTGCCAGATTACGCCGATGAGGAGGGGATGCTTTTTGCTAAAAGAGATAGGTAAAAGGCGGAAAAGAAGTTCTTCGCTATAGCCAACAAGAATCATCATGAAGACAAAAAGCGCCGGATAGAGATGTCGCATGCGTTGAAAGAGTATTCCAGCGGGATTTTCAGCAAGCTCTGGAGGGATAACGAAACCACTAAGCAAAGTCAGCAGGAGAGATGCTCCTAAAAGGAGGAAAACGCCCTTCCATTGAAGGCGAAAATCGGTAAAGGCATACACCATTTTGGGTTGTAACGCTATGGCGATACCCAAAAAGACGATAAATTGAATGATAGAAATGATTAAGTATACAAGAACAAATCCGTCATGATGCAGATACAAAGAGATATCTTCCATGGCGCCTGTATACCAACTATAGATACTTAGAAATGAGAAGAGACCAACGAAGATGATGGCGAGAATGAAACGAAGTGTGCCTAGTTTTGTTGTGTGATAGTCGATAGATTGCATCTTCTTATTATCTATAATGGGAGTAGTTTTGTCAAGCGCCCTCTTGATTAAATTCTTCATCTCTGCTTTACTATAGGCGTGTTTGAGTGGTTTTTGCGTAAAACAAAACGGGGAGATTTCCTCATTAATGCCTGTGATAGCAGTAAAGATAAGGTGTGGGTGGGCTGGCTTAAGCAGTGGATGCAACGGTTCGGCATGAAGCAAGCGCCTCTTTGTGCGGTGGCAGAGTGTGGCAAGCTTGCGACAACTGGGGCGCATGTTCGGCTAATGCGTCGTCGGCATGAATTTTCGCTCATTTATATTGTGCCGATGTGTACGGGTTGTAACAATCGCACGGGAGTGGCAGGCTCGCCTCCCCCTAAGATGCGTGCGCGCTCGGGCGTGCTTTTGATGGAGAGTAATCTTAAAAACACCTGTCGCTATCGATGCAAAAATAGCTGTAAATTTAAGCAAAAACGTCAACACTGGTGGCAACGTCTCTTTGGCTATCCAGCTAAAAAGGGGTAATTTCTCTCTTATCGAAGGAAAAGAGTGGTTGACAATTGGCTCTTTGATGGTATAATGAATTATACCATCGATGCTAAATGTTAGCAAATAGGGAGGGGAAAAAAAGATGTATGTAGCCAAAGATACCGGCACGCCTGCGCAGTTAGACAATGGCGTTATCCGCACCATTATGGCCTATAGTGATGATATTATGGTGGTACGCTTCGATTTTATTGAAGGGCAGGAGGTTGCTCGGCACCAGCATATGCATACGCAAAGCACGTATATCTTGAGCGGGCAGTTTGAGTTCGAGATTGATGGGCAGAAGCATCACTGTTCGGCAGGCGATACCTTGGTCTTTCCCAGTAATACTCCGCATCGATGTCTCTGCTTGGAGGCGGGGACACTTATCGATAACTTTACTCCTAAGCGTGATGATTTTTTACCATGATGATAAGAAAGGAGTAGGTAGTTATGAAGCAAATCGTGATTAAATCGGCAGATACATGTAAGTATGATCTGGTTAGCTTGGGAGAGGTCATGCTTCGCTTTGACCCCAGTGAAGGGCGCATTAAAACAGCTCGATCGTTTAAGGTGTGGGAAGGCGGGGGCGAGTATAATGTCGCACGTGGACTCAAGCGATGCTTTGGCATGCGCACCGCGATCGTTACGGGTATTCCCCAAAATGATGTGGGCTTGCTCTTGGAGGATCTCATCTATCAAGGTGGGGTGGACATGAGCTATGTCAAGTGGTTCAAGTATGACGGCGTGGGGCGCGATGTGCGGGTGGGGCTCAACTTTACTGAGCGTGGCTTTGGCGTGCGTGGAGCGTTGGGCGTCTCGGATCGGGCAAATAGTGGAGCGGCTAAGCTTAAAAAGGGCGACATCGACTGGGAGAAGCTCTTTGGTCAAGAGGGTGTGCGCTGGTTTCACTGTGGAGGCATTTACGCCGCGCTCTCGTCCACCACGCCCGAGGTCATTATCGAGGCGATGCAGATTGCGAAAAAATATGGCACGATTATCAGCTATGATCTCAATTATCGCCCTAGTCTCTGGCAAGCGCAGGTCGAAGCCGGTCGCCCGAACGCTGCGCAGGAGGTTAATCGCGAAATTGCTAAATATGTCGATGTGATGATTGGTAACGAAGAGGACTTTACCGCCTCGCTTGGCTTTACCGTGGAAGGCTTGGATCATCATATCAAAGGACTCGATAGCAATAACTTTAAGAAGATGTTAGATCAAGTTAAGCAGATGTATCCTAACTTTAAAGCGATGGCTACTACGTTGCGCGAGGTCCATACGGCAAGCGATAACGATTGGGCAGCGCTTTTAAGTTATGAGGATAAATTCTACGATAGCATGAAGTTAGAACACTTGGCGATTTTTGATCGTGTGGGTGGTGGCGATAGCTTTGCAAGTGGCTTGATCTACGGCTTTTTAACGGGCAAGAGTCCGCAAGAGGCGCTCAATTATGGCGTGGCACATGGTGCATTGGCGATGACTACACCGGGGGATACCAGTATGGCGAGTCTCAAAGAGGTAGAAAATCTGGTTAAGGGTGGCAGCGCGCGCGTGGCGCGTTAGGGGGAAGCGATGAGTGACATTATGCAGAAATTAGGTGAAGCAGGACTCTTACCCGTTATCAAAATTGATCGGTTGGAAGATGCCGTGCCGTTGGTAGAAGCGTTAATGGCGGGTGGCTTGCCTGTTGCCGAGGTTACCTTTCGTACGCAAGTTGCCCCACAGGCGATTGCGACGATAAGCAAGGCCCGACCTGATGTCATTTTAGGGGCGGGTACGATTCTGACAACGGAGCAGGTAGATCAGGCGATTGCGGTGGGTGCTAAGTTCTTGGTGAGTCCAGGGTTTAATCCTACCGTGGTGGAGCACGCGCTTAAACGAGGTATCCCGATCACGCCGGGGGTATGTACGCCGAGCGAGGTGGAGCAAGCATCGAGTATGGGGTTGAACGTTTTAAAGTTTTTCCCTGCTGAACAATTTGGTGGCGTGGCAATGCTCAAGACGTTCTATTCGGTCTATCCGCACATCAAATTTATTCCTACCGGCGGAGTAACGCTAGCTAATTTGCCTGAATATATCAAACAGCCCAATATCCACGCCGTGGGGGGCACATGGATGGTGCATTCTGATTTGATTAAGGCGAAGGATTGGGCAAAAATTACTCAACTAGCGCAAGAGGCGGTTAATGTCTTGCATAAGATAAAAAAATAGTAAAAGATTCCTCATTTTCTTTATAGGAGAGATGAGGAATTTTTAATTTTTTCTTGTATTTATATAAATCATTATTAAGTAATTTTAATAAGTTTTATCTTGACAATTGTCTTGATTGCCTTGATAATAAAGTATGGAAAATGTTAATCAAGATGAGTTTTATGCGCGCTATGACATTAATGATGAGGGCGAGGTCTTCTGGCAACGATTAGACGATCATTTGCGTGAGGTGGCAGAGTTAGCGTATGATACGCTAAAAGATGTGGATGGAGAGTTGGCTAGCTGGGCAAAGCTGGCGGGGTATTTTCATGATTATGGCAAGTTTAACCCCGCTTTTCAAGAGCGGTTGCGTAAGGCTCAGGCTAAAGAGCACGCGCAGTTAGTCGCCAACACCGAAGAAGAGCGCCGTTTAGCCGATAAGATCCTCGTTCCTAAAGCACCGCATGCACAGCTAGGGGTGGATGGGTTTCTTGGATATTTAATGAAAAAGAAAGCAACGATGAATCCTAAATATCATGCATTGTTTACTTTTTTACCTTCATACGCTATTCTCGCTCACCATGCCGGATTGAGTGATACAATCAGTAAAAAAGAGTTTAACTCAACGATAGATTATGCATTTTGGCGTGAGATGCTTGACAATCTCCATGCACTGGAACCACAGTTAACGGATTTTACTTCAGGTCTAATAGACAAGACAAATCACCTGCCTAGCAATGATGCCAAGCATAGTCAATTAGGGTTTAATGCGATGATGACGGTGCGTCTACTTTTTTCGGCGTTGGTGCATGCGGATCATCTAGCGAGTGCAAAGTTTCGCTTGCCTGATGATAGCGAGATTCATTTTGCTTCTATTGCAGAGATAAAAACTCATTTTGTAGCTCAATATAGACAATTTTTGGCTCATCGTACCCACCCTTCGGCTAGCGACGTTACGGCGATTAAATTACAGCAAAAACGTAATGAGATTTACCAATCGTGCTTGTCCATGGCAACGCAAGAGCGAGGAATTTTTAGCCTCACCGTGCCAACGGGGGGAGGCAAGACACTCTCTTCTCTGGCGTTTGCTTTGCATCATGCAGAACATCACCAGCAACAGCGCGTGATTTATGTGGCACCGTTTACCTCAATTTTGGATCAAACGGTTGGCATTTATCAGCAATATGTGGGAGAGCATAATCTCTTTGCCCACTACAGTACCTATGATGCGCTCCAATTTAAGGAGAATGCCGAAGAGGCGTATCAGCCATTGCGCAACGCCTTGAGTGAGAGTTGGCAACAGCCGGTTATTTTGACGACAGCTGTGCAATTTTGGGAGTCGCTCTTTACGCACAAGCCATCCAAGGCGAAAAAAATTCATCACATCGCCAACAGTGTGATTATTCTCGATGAGATTCAGAGCATTCCGCGTGCGTATCTCTCGCCTATTTTGCACATGATGCGTAGTTTGGTGGCGTATGGTTGTTCGGTGGTGCTCTGCTCGGCGACCCAGCCACAGTTTGACGCTCCACAATTATCGCACTTGGCGCTACAGGATATTAAGGAGATGATGCCTAACCCTCAACAATTAGCCGATGATTTATCTCGTGTAACACTACACCTTTCGCACGCGGCGAAGAGCATAGAAGAGTTGGCGCAGGAGGTTATTGCATGCTCGCAGGCATTAGTCATTGTCAATTTACGTGGAACGGCATCTAAGGTGTATCAGGCGATTTGTGAGCAAGTGGCAGATAAGGAGGCGGTCTTTCACTTGAGTGGACTGATGGCGGTGGCACACCGTCAAGAGATTTTAACGAGAGTCAAAGAAGAGTATCTTGCCAAGGGTAAGGCGTGTTACTTGGTGAGTACGCACCTTATTGAGGCGGGGGTGGATATAGACTTTCCTGTCGTTTATCGTGAGGAGGCGGGATTAGAGAATCTGATTCAATCGGCAGGTCGATGCAATCGAGAATTTAAGGTGGAGCGAGGTGCTTTTGTGATCTTTGCCTTGGCTGATGTGAAGATTCCCGATATGCACGCCCAACAACATGCCATCTATCAGCGTATCCGTGATGCATATGGGGAGAGATTATTTCACTTAGATGCGATCCGTGATTATTATCAAGAGATTTATCATATCAATAATGCCGGGGTTAAAGGTGCGCAAGGTAATCCTCTAGATGTCTATGCGATTGAGCAAGATGTGAGGAATGTCGGTAGGAATTTTGCGAAGGGTGCTGCGCTCAATAATATGCCCTTTGCGTCGATTAGCCAGCAGTTCTCTCTCATTAAAGATGAGCAGTGGACGGTAGTTATTCCTTATCATAAAGAGGTTGAAGAGTCGATTCAGTACATCGAACAGAAGGGACTTTCTCGTAAGCACTTACGTAAGCTCGCACGTTATAGCGTGGGTGTCTATAAAAATCACTATAATGAGTTGCACCATCAGCATCATATTCGAGAGCTAGTGGATAGTCGGGGGAATGCGCTGGGTATCTACTACCTTGAACCAGCGTATTATCAGACCACCTATGACGAACGCATGGGCTTGAGGCAAGAGGTAAGCGATATTCTGGTGAGTGATAGTTCGATATATTAGATGAATTACTTGCTTTTTCGCTTGCTTTTGGCTATACTAAGGTCTCTAAGGTTGCCCTCCACGCGAGGGCATGAATTGAAACCACTTTTTCTATTTTTGTTTGGATATAATCTTATCAGTTTTACGCCTATAGGATTGACTATAGGCATTTCACTTATTCTATTTTTTTTGGAATAATTTTTTCAATAAATTTTTATAAAACCTCTTGACAATTTTTTTCTAATAAAGTAGAATATAATTAGTAAAAAGGAAGTAGGCGATATCAACTTTCTTTCTATTGGTTGATATCGCTTTTAGTTTTATTAAAAGGAGGTAAGCTATGAGCATTCGCATTTATGTGGAAGGCGAACGGGCGCTGTGGACGCGTCCTGAAAATAAAGCAGAACGGGTTTCTTATCCCGCAATGACCTTTAGTTCGGCTCGAAATTGTTTGCAAGCAATCTACTGGAAGCCCTCGATTGAGTGGGTGGTAGAGAGCATTGAGGTCTTGCGTCCCTCGCGCTTTATTTCGGTTAAACGCAACGAGGTAAAGAGTTTAGCCATTAAGGGTAAGGACGATTTTTACATTGAGGAGCTACGCACCCAGCGGTATACTTTGATGCTTGCTGGTATTAAGCAAGAAGATGCTCCGCAAGAGCGTCCGAAGTTGGCGTATATTATTAACGCTCACTTTCGTATGACCGACCTTGCAGGCGTATCGCGGAAAAAGTGGCAAGAACATACCCCCGAGGAGCTGGCTAATGATGCCAACCCTGACAAACATCTTGCTATTATTATGGAACGCTTACAAAATGGAAGTGCGTTCACCCAACCCTATTTTGGCACTCGGGAGTGCACGGCTTATTTTCGCCTAGCCAATGATGCGGATGTTTGCTTGCTTAGCGAGGAGGAGAAGAATAAGGATTGGGGCTGGATGTTTTATGACTTTGACTTTTCAGATAAAAAAAATCCAAGACCGCTCTTCTTTCATGCCAAACTGAAGGAGGGAACTATCTATGCTCCTAAAAAGGAGGCACTTAGCTTATGATTCTGCAAAAACTTACTGATTTGTACGATCGCTTTGCTGGAGATGAGAGCGAGGATGTGCGCGAGGCGTTGCCTCTGTATGGATTTAGCTTGGCTAAGGTGGTGTATGCCCTGCATCTGAATGAGGCTGGCGAGCTAGTAGATAAAGATTATTTACGCTACAAAAAGCGTGTGGTGACAGGCAAAAACAAAGATGGTACGTCCAAGACAAAAGAGATGGAATTTACCAAAACGATGATTGTTCCCGAGCAAGAAGGGCGTAGTCAAAACATTCGAGCTTATTTTTTGTGTGATACGCTAACATATATTCTTGGTAATAGCTATACACCCAAAAAACCTGAGACACAAGAAAAAAAGTTAAAAAAATTTGAAGCTTCCAAGGCATTACACCTTAGCGAAATCTCTCGTATGAATGAGCCACTACTTGAGCCGGTAAAGCGTTTTTTTGCGCAGTGGAATCCCCATAATTTTGAGCAATTTGTGCAAGATAATATGCCTAAATGGGACGATTGGCAACGTATGGAAGACGCAGTTATTGTTTTTCGCTTGCCTAGTGGAGCGTATGCGCATGATTTGGCAAGTGTTAAGGCTTACGCGGTAGATCAAGCCAGTAGTGCCGAAGGCGAGCGTGGGCGTTGTATGGTTACCGGCAAGGAGAATGTGGTGATTGCCGATTTGCACCCAAACGTCAAGATGCCCGGTGGTGGCAGTAAATTTGTCTCCTATAATTACGGTGTGTTGACTTCCTATAATAAGAAAGGTGGAGCTAATGCCCCTATTGGGGCGGAGACAGCGTTTAAATACACCGAAGCGCTCAATATGTTAATTGGTACAAAAAATCAGCGAATTAGTTTGGGCGATGCTACGGTAGTTTATTGGTCAAACGGTGCTAGTGAGTATGAGCAGGGACTAAAAGATACACTGCAGCCAGAGGAAGAGCAGACGATAGCGGAGTTAAAAAGACGACTTATCCGCTACAATCTTGATAAAGGGTGGATTGATCTTACGCATGTTCGTTTACCTGTAGAAGGTCTTACGGATATGACGATTGTTGATGAGGACTTGAATATAAAGGATCCTCAACCCTTCTATGTTTTGTCTTTAGTGGCGAATATGCAACGTTTGGGCATTCGCTTTTTTTGGGAGAGCACCATTGGGGTGAATAAAGCAATTATCACTAAATATTATAACGAACTGGAGTTGGTACGTTTTACCGACAAACAGCCTGAATTTATTCCGTTATATGCTTTAGTGAGTGCGACTAAGAGTAAAATGGAACGGGAGACTTCACCCGTTGTTGTTGACTACTTGTTACAATCTGTTTTGACTGGGCAGGAGTATCATCGATCATTGTTGTCCCATTTGGTTAGTCGTATTAGGCGCGATCATGATACGGGCTATACCCGTACGGCGTTGATTAAGGCGATTTTATTGCGTAATCACGCATCGTATTTAGAGCGATATGCGTCATTGGTTTGTATTGCATCGATGAATGAAGAAGAGAGAAAAAAAAGGAGGTTAGTTGTGTTAAATGATGAGTTAGCCAGCCATGGTTATTTGAGTGGTCGCTTGTTTGCGGTGCTAGAGAGGGCGCAGGATATGGCCATTGGTGCCAATGCGAGTATCAGTGATCGATACATTGGCTCGGTATCTACACGTCCTGCGGTGGTCTTTCCGCTACTTTTAAAGTTGAATGTGCATCACTTAAGTAAGATTGGTGGTGGCATGGCTTTTAACTTTAAGCTAGAGCTGGAGCGGATTATGGCACATTTCGATGTGAATGAGAAGGGGGTGATTTTCCCACGTATTTTGTCGCTAGAGGAACAGGGATTGTTCTTTGTGGGCTATTATCACCAGCGTGCTGCCATGAGCGATCGCTTACGCAGTGAGAAGAAAGAAGAGAGTAATCAATAAAAAAGGAGTATATAATCATGAGTAATCATTTAGAGAATCGTTACGATTTTGTCTTTTATTTTGACGTGGAGAATGGTAATCCCAACGGAGACCCTGATGCGGGTAATCTGCCACGCACCGACCCAGAGACCGGCTATGGCTTTACCACTGATGTCTCGATTAAGCGTAAGATCCGCAATTACGTGCAGTTGAAGTATCCGCTTAAAGATCGCGTGGATGAGGGCAAAGACTTCCGTATTTACGTGAAGGAGAAGGGCGTGCTTAATCTTTTTCATGAAGAGGCTTATCTCCATGCTAATAGTGTTTCGGTAAAGGCAGTGGATAACTCTGCCGAGGGCGAGGATAAGAAGAAGGACGCTAAGGGCAATAAGCGCATTGGCAGTGAGGATCAGGTGGACAAGGCACGGGCTTGGATGTGCGAGCAATTTTACGACGTGCGAACTTTTGGCGCGGTAATGAGTACGGGGGTGAATGCAGGACAAGTGCGAGGGCCGGTACAATTGACCTTTGCACGTAGCCAAGAACCGATCTTTGCGAATGAGGTTTCGATTACGCGTATGGCTGTGGCTACCGAAAAAGAGGCAGAGCAACAAAAGGGTGATAACCGCACCATTGGTAAGAAAGCGTTTATTCCCTATGGTCTCTACCGTGCCGAGGGCTTTATCAGTGCGAACTTGGCGAACCAGACGGGCTTTGACAGTGATGATTTAGAGCTCTTGTGGGAGGCGATCCTTAACATGTACGAGCATGATCGATCGGCGAGCCGTGGCAAGGTTTCGGTGCGGAAGTTGGTGGTCTTTAAGCATGATAACAAGATGGGAAAGGCTCCTGCTCAAACGCTCTTTGATTTGGTGCAAACCAAGCGTGTTACCTCTAGTGATGCACCAGCGCGAGCCTTTAGCGACTATCAAATTACCATCGCGAAAGAGAACGTTCCCGCAGGTGTCGAGCTAATCGAAAGGTTGTAAGATAAATTTATCTGGTGTGTAATCCTTTATTATGCACCAGGTGAGATAAAATTGGAGGAATAATATGAGTTCAAAAGTAACTAGTTTAAACCAAAAGGTTAAAAATGTTAGTGGATCTAGTAAAGATCGAGGTAATTGGCTTCAATCATTTTATGCTGAAGGCGATAGTAATGCGGAAACCTGTATTATCAAAGGTTGTGGAAATTTAGCGACTGCTGGTGGTCATTTATATCATGATTACGATATAACTAGGGTGTATATAGCTCCAATTTGCGATACATGTAACCATCCTAGTAACACTGATTGGATGGAAGTCAAAGCTCATCGATTAATGATGAAAAGATAGAAAGTTTATAGCGCGTATGATGGTTATCATGCGCGTATTGGGTTGAACTGCATAAAAAAGGAGGAATTTTATGCAAGAGTATGACTATATTCAGATAGCAAGTTTACAACACTATCAATATTGTCCGCGTCAATGCGCCCTAATGTATAATGAACAAATTTGGGCGGATAGCTATCACACCAAGGCAGGCGATATTCTGCATGAGAAGACGCACCAAGAGCGTATTCGCTATGAAAAAGGTGTGCGTATCGAGACGGCAACGACGGTGGTGTCGCATCGCTATGGCTTGATGGGGGTGTGTGATACGATTGAATTTCACCCTGATACAATTTTGCCGATTGAGTATAAAGTAGGAAAAAGTAAGAGCATCTATGAGGTAGACAAGGTGCAATTATGTGCGCAGGTACTCTGTTTGGAAGAGATGACCGGTCAATCGATTACACAGGGAGCGATTTACTACAATCAAGAAAAGAGCCGTAGCTATATCGAGATAGACGAAGCATTAAGATCGCTCACCGTAGATGTTTTAACGAATGTTCATAAGTTATTGTTTAATAAAGAGTTGCCTGTTGTAGAGAAGAGCAAGAAGTGTGCACTTTGCTCGCTGGTGGAGCTATGTATTCCTGATTTAACGAATATGGCTGTGGCAGATTATTGGCAAACGATGGCATCGGAGGTGGATTGATGAAAAAGATGTTGAATACGCTCTTTATTGAGTCGCCTAAGAGTAGCTTACGGATGGAAGGCGAAAGTATTGTGTTACGTTTGGCGAACGGGGAGAAGAAAAAGCTTCCTACGCTCAATATCGATTCGTTAGTGATTCGAGGATCGGTCTATGTTAGCTCGCGAGTATTGGCTTATTGTGCCAAGCATGGTATCTTGGTGAGTTATTTTAGCGTGAATGATCGGATGCTTTTTAAGATTGATCGATCTTTGGCTGGTAGTAATGTCTTATTACGGCGCGCACAACACGAAGCAACCAAAGCAGAGAATGCGTTGCCGGTGGCTAAGTCGATCGTCATGGGGAAGATACTCAATCAACATCATGAGTTGCAACGTTACAAACGAGAGTATGCGAAAGAGGATCGCAGGTTGATAGAAGATATCAGTAAATTGAAGCATCAGTTGCGGTATGTGGAACTTGCTAAGGATCTCGATGAGTTGCGCGGTTATGAGGGGGTGACTAGTAGTCTCTACTTTAAGTATTTTAACGATCGGATTCGTAAGCATAAGAGGGAATTTTTTATGAAGGGACGCAATCGTCGCCCACCGATGGATCGGGTGAATGCGTTGCTGTCGTATGGGTATCAGGTGTTGTACCATGATATGATTGGGCTGGTGGAGAGTGTGGGTTTGGATCCTGCGATGGGATTTTTACATCGGGATCGTCCGGGTCGGATGAGTTTGGCGTTGGATATGATGGAGGAATTTCGTTCGTTGGTCATTGATCGTTTGGTGATACGCTTGATTAACTTGGGGCAAATTACACCCGAAGATTTTGATATCTCGGCTAGCGGAAGTGTGCGGATAAAGGATAAAGCGAGGCGGATCTTTCTTGAAGGGTATGTGGATCAAAAGAGAGAGTCATATTTTCATTTTTATACGGGAGAGAAGCTGAAATTACCACATTTATGGCACGTGCAGGGGCAATTATTGGCAAGGTATTTGCGAGGTAATATTGAAGGGTATCCTGCCTTTGTGGTGCGATGATGGGAGGGTAGAATGAAAGTTTTGGTCTGTTACGATGTGGCACGCGATGATAATGGTGCAAGG is a window of Entomospira culicis DNA encoding:
- the cas5c gene encoding type I-C CRISPR-associated protein Cas5c is translated as MSIRIYVEGERALWTRPENKAERVSYPAMTFSSARNCLQAIYWKPSIEWVVESIEVLRPSRFISVKRNEVKSLAIKGKDDFYIEELRTQRYTLMLAGIKQEDAPQERPKLAYIINAHFRMTDLAGVSRKKWQEHTPEELANDANPDKHLAIIMERLQNGSAFTQPYFGTRECTAYFRLANDADVCLLSEEEKNKDWGWMFYDFDFSDKKNPRPLFFHAKLKEGTIYAPKKEALSL
- the cas8c gene encoding type I-C CRISPR-associated protein Cas8c/Csd1 is translated as MILQKLTDLYDRFAGDESEDVREALPLYGFSLAKVVYALHLNEAGELVDKDYLRYKKRVVTGKNKDGTSKTKEMEFTKTMIVPEQEGRSQNIRAYFLCDTLTYILGNSYTPKKPETQEKKLKKFEASKALHLSEISRMNEPLLEPVKRFFAQWNPHNFEQFVQDNMPKWDDWQRMEDAVIVFRLPSGAYAHDLASVKAYAVDQASSAEGERGRCMVTGKENVVIADLHPNVKMPGGGSKFVSYNYGVLTSYNKKGGANAPIGAETAFKYTEALNMLIGTKNQRISLGDATVVYWSNGASEYEQGLKDTLQPEEEQTIAELKRRLIRYNLDKGWIDLTHVRLPVEGLTDMTIVDEDLNIKDPQPFYVLSLVANMQRLGIRFFWESTIGVNKAIITKYYNELELVRFTDKQPEFIPLYALVSATKSKMERETSPVVVDYLLQSVLTGQEYHRSLLSHLVSRIRRDHDTGYTRTALIKAILLRNHASYLERYASLVCIASMNEEERKKRRLVVLNDELASHGYLSGRLFAVLERAQDMAIGANASISDRYIGSVSTRPAVVFPLLLKLNVHHLSKIGGGMAFNFKLELERIMAHFDVNEKGVIFPRILSLEEQGLFFVGYYHQRAAMSDRLRSEKKEESNQ
- the cas3 gene encoding CRISPR-associated helicase Cas3'; the encoded protein is MENVNQDEFYARYDINDEGEVFWQRLDDHLREVAELAYDTLKDVDGELASWAKLAGYFHDYGKFNPAFQERLRKAQAKEHAQLVANTEEERRLADKILVPKAPHAQLGVDGFLGYLMKKKATMNPKYHALFTFLPSYAILAHHAGLSDTISKKEFNSTIDYAFWREMLDNLHALEPQLTDFTSGLIDKTNHLPSNDAKHSQLGFNAMMTVRLLFSALVHADHLASAKFRLPDDSEIHFASIAEIKTHFVAQYRQFLAHRTHPSASDVTAIKLQQKRNEIYQSCLSMATQERGIFSLTVPTGGGKTLSSLAFALHHAEHHQQQRVIYVAPFTSILDQTVGIYQQYVGEHNLFAHYSTYDALQFKENAEEAYQPLRNALSESWQQPVILTTAVQFWESLFTHKPSKAKKIHHIANSVIILDEIQSIPRAYLSPILHMMRSLVAYGCSVVLCSATQPQFDAPQLSHLALQDIKEMMPNPQQLADDLSRVTLHLSHAAKSIEELAQEVIACSQALVIVNLRGTASKVYQAICEQVADKEAVFHLSGLMAVAHRQEILTRVKEEYLAKGKACYLVSTHLIEAGVDIDFPVVYREEAGLENLIQSAGRCNREFKVERGAFVIFALADVKIPDMHAQQHAIYQRIRDAYGERLFHLDAIRDYYQEIYHINNAGVKGAQGNPLDVYAIEQDVRNVGRNFAKGAALNNMPFASISQQFSLIKDEQWTVVIPYHKEVEESIQYIEQKGLSRKHLRKLARYSVGVYKNHYNELHHQHHIRELVDSRGNALGIYYLEPAYYQTTYDERMGLRQEVSDILVSDSSIY